One segment of Thermoanaerobacter kivui DNA contains the following:
- a CDS encoding methionine gamma-lyase family protein, with product MEAKKFLQDNFKIHGNIIDLLEKAENKCLEVFKKIDKIVEYNQYKVLYHFQKNKLSDIHFNGTTGYGYGDIGRETIEKIYAGIFGAEDALVRPQIVSGTHAISLCLFSNLKPNEELISACGRPYDTLEEIIGIKGKGRGSLKDYGVIYEEVPLINDGEIDIENVKKAVSQKTKMVLIQRSKGYDYRKSLKIEDIKKTIREIKSVKEDVIVFVDNCYGEFTETKEPIEAGADIVAGSLIKNIGGGIAPTGGYVVGKKELVENASYRLYAPGIGKEVGPSLGLNRLILQGLFFAPQVVGQALKGAVLLSKVMAELGYEVTPTYDEERTDIVQAVKFKNPQELITFIQGIQMGSPVDSHVIPEPWDMPGYQDKVIMAAGGFIQGSSIELSADAPIREPYIAYVQGGLTYPQVKLAIAVALNNLYEKGFIKMK from the coding sequence ATGGAGGCAAAAAAATTTTTACAAGACAATTTCAAAATTCACGGAAATATAATTGATTTATTAGAAAAGGCAGAAAATAAGTGTCTTGAAGTTTTTAAAAAAATAGATAAAATTGTTGAATACAACCAGTATAAAGTTTTATACCATTTTCAAAAAAATAAACTGAGTGACATTCATTTTAACGGCACAACAGGCTATGGGTATGGAGATATAGGAAGAGAAACAATTGAAAAGATATATGCCGGTATTTTTGGCGCAGAGGACGCCTTAGTAAGGCCTCAAATCGTTTCTGGAACTCATGCAATATCATTATGCCTATTCTCAAATTTAAAGCCAAATGAAGAGCTAATATCGGCTTGTGGTAGACCTTATGATACTTTAGAAGAGATAATAGGCATAAAAGGGAAGGGGAGGGGGAGTCTAAAAGACTATGGCGTTATATACGAAGAAGTCCCCCTCATTAATGATGGAGAAATTGACATAGAAAATGTAAAAAAGGCAGTATCTCAAAAAACTAAAATGGTGTTGATACAGCGTTCTAAAGGCTATGACTACAGAAAATCCTTAAAAATAGAAGATATAAAAAAAACCATTCGCGAAATTAAAAGTGTTAAAGAAGATGTAATAGTATTTGTAGATAATTGCTATGGAGAGTTCACAGAAACAAAAGAGCCGATAGAAGCAGGAGCTGACATTGTTGCAGGTTCTCTCATTAAAAACATAGGTGGGGGAATAGCACCTACAGGAGGCTACGTAGTAGGGAAAAAAGAATTAGTGGAAAATGCTTCTTACAGATTATATGCCCCTGGCATAGGGAAAGAAGTAGGGCCTTCTTTAGGCTTAAACAGACTAATTTTGCAGGGGCTGTTTTTCGCACCGCAAGTAGTAGGACAAGCACTAAAAGGAGCTGTTTTATTGTCTAAAGTGATGGCAGAGTTAGGTTATGAAGTTACTCCAACATACGACGAAGAAAGAACAGATATAGTACAGGCAGTAAAGTTTAAAAACCCACAAGAATTGATCACCTTTATTCAAGGAATACAAATGGGCTCTCCTGTGGATTCTCATGTAATTCCTGAGCCCTGGGACATGCCAGGATACCAAGACAAAGTGATAATGGCAGCAGGAGGATTTATTCAAGGTTCGTCAATAGAATTAAGTGCAGATGCTCCTATAAGAGAGCCTTATATCGCTTATGTTCAAGGAGGTCTTACTTATCCTCAGGTAAAACTCGCAATAGCTGTCGCTTTAAATAACCTCTATGAAAAAGGTTTTATAAAGATGAAATAA
- the miaA gene encoding tRNA (adenosine(37)-N6)-dimethylallyltransferase MiaA: MAIQIVLIIGPTASGKSKLAVDVAKEFNGEIVSADSMQIYKYMDVGTAKITKEEMQGIPHYLIDVVDPDQEFSVAEYEKRAKEAIKDIHKRGKLPIIVGGTGLYINSIVYIMNFSDFEGSKEFRERMKELADIHGSKYLYDRLKIIDPDAAKKIHPNDVRRIIRALEVYEFTGKPISHYQKMSGMRLNPEYQPIMIGLNFRNRQILYDRINKRVDEMIKNNLIKEVVNLLKIGYNKDSTAMQALGYKEIVEYLNGGISLEEAVEKIKKGTRRYAKRQITWFKSYDFIKWFFVDDYNNYEEFKKNIIEYLAGKLNF; the protein is encoded by the coding sequence ATGGCAATTCAAATTGTACTCATTATAGGTCCTACTGCTTCAGGCAAATCGAAATTGGCAGTGGATGTGGCAAAAGAATTTAACGGAGAAATTGTTTCTGCCGATTCCATGCAAATTTATAAGTATATGGATGTGGGTACAGCTAAAATCACAAAAGAAGAAATGCAAGGGATTCCTCATTACTTAATCGACGTAGTAGACCCTGACCAAGAATTCAGTGTCGCGGAATACGAAAAAAGAGCTAAAGAAGCTATAAAAGATATTCATAAAAGAGGTAAGCTTCCTATAATTGTTGGCGGGACGGGGCTTTACATAAATTCAATAGTGTATATCATGAATTTTTCTGATTTTGAGGGAAGCAAAGAATTTAGAGAGAGAATGAAGGAATTAGCAGACATTCACGGTAGCAAATATCTCTACGACAGATTAAAAATTATAGACCCGGATGCAGCAAAAAAAATACATCCCAACGATGTAAGAAGAATTATAAGAGCTTTAGAAGTTTATGAATTCACAGGAAAACCCATTTCCCACTATCAAAAAATGAGTGGAATGCGTTTAAATCCGGAATATCAACCTATAATGATAGGCCTTAATTTTAGAAATAGACAAATCTTATACGACAGAATCAATAAAAGAGTAGATGAAATGATAAAAAATAATTTGATTAAAGAAGTGGTAAACTTACTAAAAATAGGGTATAATAAAGACAGTACTGCAATGCAGGCTTTAGGATATAAAGAAATTGTCGAATATTTAAATGGAGGAATTTCTTTAGAGGAAGCTGTTGAAAAAATTAAAAAAGGGACAAGGAGGTATGCTAAAAGACAGATTACGTGGTTTAAAAGCTATGACTTTATTAAATGGTTTTTTGTGGATGACTACAACAATTACGAAGAATTTAAAAAAAATATTATTGAATACTTAGCAGGAAAATTAAATTTTTGA
- a CDS encoding pyridoxal phosphate-dependent aminotransferase, protein MDLSQNALQITSSMTLEITAKAKQLKSQGIDVVDFGVGEPDFDTPDYIKDAAIDAIKKGYTKYTPSSGIIELKKAICAKLLRDNRLSYEPEQIVVSNGAKHSIYNALCAILNPEDEVIIPVPYWLSYPEMVRLANGKPVFIKTKEENDFKITGKELKNSITKKTKALILNSPNNPTGSVYTKEELEEIAKVIVEANIFVISDEIYEKLIYEGSHVSIASLNEKIKELTIVVNGMSKAYAMTGWRIGYTASSREIAKVMSNIQSHTTSNPNSIAQYASVAALSGDETIIKKMAEEFNKRRIYMVERINKIKGLKSNKPKGAFYVMVNIDEYIGKEINGKVIRGSIDFANALIEGANVAVVPALPFGMDNYIRISYATSIENIEKGLSRIEEFLNNI, encoded by the coding sequence GTGGATTTATCTCAAAATGCTCTGCAAATAACTTCTTCTATGACATTAGAAATAACTGCAAAAGCAAAACAATTAAAATCTCAAGGAATCGATGTAGTAGACTTTGGTGTTGGGGAACCTGATTTTGACACTCCGGATTACATAAAAGATGCTGCAATTGATGCTATAAAAAAAGGTTATACAAAATATACTCCTTCCTCTGGTATAATTGAGTTAAAAAAAGCAATATGCGCCAAACTTTTGAGAGATAATAGGCTTTCATATGAACCAGAACAGATCGTCGTATCAAACGGTGCAAAACATTCTATTTACAATGCTCTCTGTGCCATCCTAAATCCTGAAGACGAAGTAATCATACCTGTACCTTACTGGCTAAGTTACCCGGAAATGGTAAGGCTGGCAAACGGTAAACCTGTTTTTATAAAAACCAAAGAAGAAAATGACTTTAAGATTACAGGGAAGGAATTAAAAAATTCAATTACCAAAAAAACAAAAGCTTTGATCTTAAACAGTCCAAATAATCCTACAGGTTCTGTTTACACTAAGGAAGAATTAGAGGAGATTGCAAAAGTCATCGTAGAAGCAAATATTTTTGTGATTTCAGATGAAATATACGAAAAATTAATCTATGAAGGAAGTCATGTCAGCATTGCTTCTCTAAATGAAAAAATTAAAGAACTGACTATTGTAGTAAATGGCATGTCTAAAGCCTATGCTATGACTGGTTGGAGAATCGGATATACAGCTTCTTCCCGCGAAATCGCAAAAGTTATGTCAAATATCCAGAGCCATACCACTTCAAACCCTAATTCAATTGCTCAATATGCTAGTGTAGCTGCTTTATCAGGAGACGAGACTATTATTAAAAAGATGGCGGAAGAATTTAATAAAAGAAGAATTTACATGGTTGAAAGGATTAACAAAATAAAAGGCTTGAAATCAAATAAGCCTAAAGGAGCTTTTTATGTAATGGTGAATATAGATGAATACATCGGAAAAGAGATAAACGGAAAAGTTATCAGAGGTTCTATAGATTTTGCAAATGCTTTGATTGAAGGTGCAAATGTCGCTGTTGTTCCAGCTTTGCCTTTTGGAATGGATAATTACATCAGAATTTCTTATGCTACTTCAATTGAAAACATTGAAAAAGGTTTAAGCAGAATTGAAGAATTTTTAAATAACATATAA
- the rnhA gene encoding ribonuclease HI — MENNNDVVEIYTDGACSGNPGPGGWAAVLLYKRTKKEISGFEENTTNNKMELKAALEALKALKRPCKVNLYSDSSYLINAFNQGWIEKWQKNNWLKSDKTPVENQDLWKELLEVLKKHQVNWIKVKGHADNEYNNLCDKLATDEIKKNTKKS; from the coding sequence ATGGAAAATAATAACGATGTTGTAGAAATATACACAGATGGAGCTTGTAGTGGTAATCCTGGTCCAGGTGGCTGGGCAGCAGTTTTACTGTACAAAAGAACAAAAAAAGAAATATCAGGATTTGAAGAAAACACTACAAATAATAAAATGGAATTAAAAGCAGCTCTTGAGGCTTTAAAAGCTCTTAAAAGGCCTTGTAAGGTCAATTTATACAGTGACAGCAGTTATTTGATAAACGCTTTTAATCAAGGTTGGATTGAAAAATGGCAAAAGAACAATTGGCTAAAATCAGATAAAACTCCCGTAGAAAATCAAGACTTATGGAAAGAGCTGTTGGAGGTTTTAAAAAAGCATCAAGTCAATTGGATTAAAGTAAAAGGACATGCAGACAATGAATACAACAATTTATGTGACAAACTTGCAACTGACGAGATAAAAAAGAATACTAAAAAATCATAA
- the spoVK gene encoding stage V sporulation protein K, whose translation MGIWPVFFDGYRLEKKSEDKAVENFQQIDNKALQEEALKELNSLIGLNKVKEIIRELYALSQLQIRRKKEGLSTDPIVLHMIFKGNPGTGKTTVARILGKLLKSIGVLEKGHVVEVERADLVGEYIGHTAHRVRENVKKALGGILFVDEAYSLARGGEKDFGKEAIDTLVKEMEDNRNKFILILAGYKHEMEYFLSTNPGLHSRFPIQIDFPDYTVDELLQIAEVMVKSRQYKLTESAKKKLMKFLIYDDNSREMGNARLVRNIIERAIRKHAVRVLNKANITKEDLITIDSIDIRED comes from the coding sequence ATGGGGATATGGCCTGTATTTTTTGATGGATACAGATTAGAAAAAAAATCAGAAGATAAAGCAGTAGAAAACTTTCAGCAAATTGATAACAAAGCACTGCAAGAAGAAGCTTTAAAAGAACTAAACTCTTTAATTGGACTTAACAAAGTTAAAGAGATTATCCGTGAACTTTACGCTCTTTCACAACTTCAAATAAGGCGCAAAAAAGAAGGCTTGTCAACAGATCCTATTGTGTTACATATGATATTTAAGGGAAATCCAGGTACTGGAAAGACAACCGTAGCAAGAATCCTTGGAAAACTTTTAAAAAGCATAGGGGTATTAGAAAAAGGCCATGTTGTAGAAGTTGAAAGAGCAGATTTAGTAGGAGAATATATAGGACATACTGCCCATAGAGTTCGCGAAAATGTCAAAAAAGCATTAGGAGGCATCCTATTTGTAGATGAGGCATATTCTTTGGCAAGAGGTGGTGAAAAAGATTTTGGAAAAGAAGCCATCGATACTCTTGTCAAAGAAATGGAGGATAACAGAAATAAATTTATTCTAATATTGGCAGGTTATAAACACGAAATGGAGTATTTTTTGAGCACAAATCCAGGACTTCACTCAAGATTTCCTATACAAATAGATTTTCCAGACTATACTGTGGACGAACTTCTACAAATTGCTGAGGTAATGGTCAAAAGCAGACAGTATAAACTTACAGAAAGTGCAAAAAAGAAGCTGATGAAGTTTTTAATTTACGATGACAATTCAAGAGAAATGGGTAATGCAAGGCTTGTAAGAAATATTATAGAAAGAGCTATAAGAAAGCATGCAGTAAGGGTTTTGAATAAAGCTAACATAACCAAAGAAGACTTGATCACAATAGACAGTATAGATATTAGAGAGGACTGA
- the mutL gene encoding DNA mismatch repair endonuclease MutL yields MNKIVLLDEKTINKISAGEVVERPASIVKELIENSIDAGSKNITVEILEGGISFIKVSDDGCGMNEIDAILAFERHATSKIKSDNDLYNIGTLGFRGEALASIAAVSHVVMQTKEEDALFGTKVLVEGGKVIEKSTCGCAKGCSIEVRDVFFNTPARRKFLKRPSTEAMYITDVVTKLCLSHPEVSFKYVKDRKVQFITSGSGKVEDVILRLFGNEVYSSLMSASFESEYLKLKIYAGKNSLTRSNRNMQFFYVNGRYVKNKTLSAAVEEAFKTYIPVNRYPVVFLYMTIDPRQIDVNIHPSKLEIKFSDERDVFEAVYKTIKTSLHNYNLIPKVKIEEKKSPFKMDTPTVSVEQTRLILTSSEKDDKKEFVTRAKEDIFLKDNISFEENTADHLNVYEKYEEEKRTVEENNIVKKISDIRIVGTLFSTYIIVEKEDVFYIIDQHAAHERILYEKFTSQYEKVQTRQVTFPIVVELQPGDLEIVNQEKDLLNKLGYVFEEFGSNSILLREVPVILGQPEAKQLFVDIVEKLKDKELTNKISLKEENIIMMACKAAVKAMDKLSEKEIYKLFEDLKITENPYTCPHGRPVIISITKTQLEKMFKRII; encoded by the coding sequence ATGAATAAAATAGTTCTTTTGGATGAAAAGACGATAAACAAGATATCAGCAGGAGAAGTCGTAGAAAGACCTGCTTCTATAGTGAAAGAGTTAATCGAAAATTCTATTGATGCAGGGAGCAAAAATATCACAGTAGAGATCTTAGAAGGTGGTATATCATTTATTAAAGTATCAGACGATGGCTGTGGAATGAACGAAATAGATGCTATCTTAGCCTTTGAGAGACATGCTACAAGCAAAATAAAATCTGATAATGACCTTTACAACATAGGGACATTGGGTTTCAGAGGAGAAGCTTTGGCTAGCATTGCTGCAGTATCTCATGTGGTCATGCAAACAAAAGAAGAAGATGCTTTGTTTGGTACTAAGGTACTCGTAGAAGGTGGCAAAGTCATAGAAAAGAGTACTTGTGGCTGTGCAAAAGGCTGCAGTATTGAGGTAAGAGATGTTTTTTTTAATACGCCTGCGCGGAGAAAGTTTCTAAAGCGGCCTTCAACAGAAGCCATGTATATAACAGATGTAGTGACTAAACTGTGCCTTTCTCACCCTGAAGTGTCCTTTAAATATGTGAAGGATAGGAAAGTGCAGTTTATAACCTCTGGCAGTGGAAAAGTTGAAGATGTGATTTTGAGGTTATTTGGAAATGAGGTTTATTCTTCTCTTATGTCTGCTTCTTTTGAAAGTGAATATTTGAAATTGAAGATTTATGCAGGTAAAAATTCTTTGACGCGATCCAACAGAAATATGCAATTTTTCTATGTAAACGGACGGTATGTAAAAAATAAAACCCTCTCCGCTGCAGTAGAAGAGGCTTTTAAAACTTATATACCAGTAAATCGATATCCTGTAGTTTTTTTGTATATGACAATAGATCCAAGGCAAATTGATGTAAACATACACCCTTCAAAATTAGAGATAAAATTTTCAGATGAAAGAGATGTCTTTGAAGCAGTTTATAAAACGATAAAAACTAGCCTTCACAACTATAACTTAATACCAAAGGTTAAAATTGAAGAAAAGAAAAGTCCCTTTAAAATGGATACTCCGACTGTTTCAGTTGAACAGACAAGACTTATTTTAACTTCATCAGAAAAAGATGATAAAAAAGAGTTTGTTACTAGGGCTAAAGAAGATATTTTTTTAAAAGACAATATATCCTTTGAAGAAAACACAGCAGATCATTTAAATGTCTATGAAAAGTACGAAGAAGAGAAAAGGACAGTAGAGGAAAATAACATTGTTAAAAAAATAAGCGATATAAGAATAGTGGGGACGTTGTTTTCAACGTATATAATTGTCGAAAAAGAAGATGTATTTTACATTATTGACCAACACGCAGCTCACGAAAGGATTTTGTATGAAAAATTTACTTCCCAATATGAAAAAGTACAAACGAGACAAGTTACTTTTCCTATTGTAGTGGAATTACAGCCAGGGGATTTAGAAATTGTCAATCAAGAAAAAGACCTTTTAAATAAATTGGGATATGTTTTTGAGGAATTTGGAAGCAACTCCATATTACTAAGAGAAGTGCCTGTAATTTTGGGACAACCAGAAGCTAAGCAGCTATTTGTAGACATAGTGGAAAAACTTAAAGACAAAGAACTTACTAATAAAATATCTTTAAAAGAAGAGAATATTATAATGATGGCTTGCAAAGCTGCAGTGAAAGCTATGGATAAATTATCTGAGAAAGAAATCTATAAATTATTTGAAGACCTAAAAATCACAGAAAACCCCTATACTTGTCCTCATGGAAGGCCTGTTATAATTTCTATCACTAAAACCCAATTAGAAAAAATGTTTAAAAGAATTATATAA
- the hfq gene encoding RNA chaperone Hfq, producing the protein MASSKAAINLQDIFLNQVRKEHVGVTVYLINGFQLKGLVKGFDNFTVVLESENKQQLLIYKHAISTITPQKPVIFSASDKDEKREE; encoded by the coding sequence ATGGCAAGTTCAAAAGCAGCTATTAATTTACAGGATATCTTTTTAAATCAAGTGAGAAAAGAGCATGTAGGAGTCACAGTTTACTTAATTAACGGATTTCAATTAAAGGGGTTGGTTAAAGGGTTTGATAATTTTACGGTAGTGTTAGAATCAGAGAACAAGCAGCAACTCCTAATTTACAAGCATGCAATATCGACAATTACACCTCAAAAGCCTGTAATCTTCTCTGCTTCTGATAAAGATGAAAAGAGAGAAGAGTGA
- the purB gene encoding adenylosuccinate lyase, with protein MRDTYQNPLITRYASKEMAQIFSDDEKFKTWRKLWVALAKSQKELGVNITDEQIKEMEDNIDNINYEDAEKFEKEFRHDVMAHIHAYGLLCPKAKPIIHLGATSAFVDDNTDIILMDKAFKLIEKKLLKVIKVLSDFALKYKDLPTLGYTHFQPAQLTTVGKRACLWIQDLILDLKDLRYRTENITLRGVKGTTGTQASFMELFNGDEEKVKELDRLVVEKMGYKKSFDVTGQTYTRKYDFMLLSVLSGIAQSAHKFSNDIRLLQHLREIEEPFEEKQIGSSAMAYKRNPMRSERMAALSRYVIVTLLNSAITSSAQWFERTLDDSANRRIVIPEMFLATDAILNLYINIASGLKVNKKVIEKNVMKELPFMATEKILMEAVLKGGDRQELHEAIRVYSLRAAEEVKNGEENKLLYYIQNDERFKLSEEEIKKLVDPVKFTGRAISQTEEFVKEVVNPILSDFKDEGIEAKVEV; from the coding sequence ATGCGAGATACTTATCAAAATCCATTAATAACAAGATATGCTAGTAAAGAAATGGCTCAAATATTTTCTGATGATGAAAAATTTAAAACCTGGAGAAAGTTATGGGTAGCTTTGGCAAAAAGCCAAAAAGAATTAGGCGTTAATATTACAGATGAACAGATCAAAGAAATGGAAGATAACATAGACAACATAAATTATGAAGACGCAGAAAAGTTTGAAAAAGAGTTTAGACATGATGTAATGGCTCACATACATGCCTACGGACTTTTGTGCCCAAAAGCAAAGCCTATAATTCATTTAGGAGCTACTTCCGCTTTTGTAGATGACAATACTGACATTATTTTGATGGATAAAGCCTTTAAATTAATTGAAAAGAAGCTTCTTAAGGTAATAAAAGTTCTATCTGACTTCGCCTTAAAATATAAAGATTTACCTACTTTAGGTTATACCCACTTTCAACCGGCTCAACTTACCACAGTGGGAAAAAGAGCTTGCCTTTGGATACAGGATTTAATTCTCGATTTGAAAGATTTAAGATACAGAACCGAAAACATAACTTTAAGGGGAGTAAAAGGTACCACTGGCACGCAAGCGAGTTTTATGGAGCTCTTTAATGGAGATGAAGAAAAAGTTAAGGAATTGGACAGATTAGTAGTAGAAAAGATGGGATATAAAAAGTCATTTGATGTCACTGGGCAAACTTATACAAGAAAATACGACTTCATGCTTTTGTCTGTGTTAAGCGGTATTGCCCAAAGTGCTCACAAGTTCAGCAATGACATAAGATTGTTGCAACATTTAAGAGAAATTGAAGAGCCTTTTGAGGAAAAACAAATAGGGTCTTCTGCTATGGCCTATAAAAGAAATCCCATGAGAAGTGAAAGAATGGCAGCTCTAAGCAGATATGTTATTGTGACATTGCTCAATTCTGCGATTACTTCTTCTGCTCAATGGTTTGAAAGGACATTGGACGATTCTGCCAACAGGCGAATTGTAATTCCTGAAATGTTTCTTGCGACAGACGCTATATTAAATCTCTATATAAACATTGCGTCTGGTTTAAAAGTAAATAAAAAAGTGATTGAAAAAAATGTGATGAAGGAATTGCCTTTTATGGCTACAGAAAAGATTTTAATGGAAGCTGTACTTAAAGGTGGAGACAGACAAGAGTTACATGAAGCCATAAGAGTGTACTCTCTAAGGGCAGCAGAAGAAGTTAAAAATGGAGAAGAAAATAAACTGCTATATTATATACAAAATGACGAAAGGTTTAAGCTTTCAGAAGAGGAGATTAAAAAACTAGTTGACCCTGTAAAATTCACTGGAAGAGCTATAAGCCAAACAGAAGAATTTGTTAAAGAGGTTGTAAACCCCATTTTGTCAGATTTTAAAGATGAGGGGATAGAAGCAAAAGTAGAAGTGTAA
- the proC gene encoding pyrroline-5-carboxylate reductase → MKIGFIGVGNMGLALIKGILKSDFIDAKDLILYDPVKEKTAGLEKEFGVIVAKDNIDLTEKSDIIILAVKPNIYDAVLEEIKVKVTDKKIIITIAPGITISHVKDILKAGKIVRTIPNTPALIGEGITAISYSPEIQQEDKKIVEDIFKTCGEIVEVEEKLIDVAMAVSSCSPAFVYMFIEALADGGVLLGLPRDVAYKLASKAVAGAGNMVLKTGFHPGQLKDMVTSPGGTTIEGLRILEKNAMRSAVIEAASAAYQKTKGLK, encoded by the coding sequence ATGAAAATTGGCTTTATAGGCGTCGGCAATATGGGCCTTGCTCTTATTAAAGGCATATTAAAGTCAGATTTTATAGACGCTAAGGATTTAATTCTTTATGATCCGGTGAAAGAAAAAACAGCGGGATTAGAAAAAGAATTTGGTGTTATTGTTGCAAAAGACAATATTGACCTAACTGAAAAGTCAGATATTATCATTTTAGCAGTAAAACCCAATATTTACGATGCTGTATTAGAAGAAATAAAAGTAAAAGTAACTGATAAAAAAATAATAATTACTATAGCTCCAGGTATAACTATAAGTCATGTCAAAGATATTTTAAAAGCAGGAAAAATTGTCAGAACAATACCTAATACTCCTGCTTTAATAGGCGAAGGCATTACAGCCATAAGCTATTCACCAGAAATACAACAAGAGGATAAAAAAATCGTGGAAGATATTTTTAAAACTTGTGGCGAAATTGTAGAAGTAGAAGAGAAATTAATTGACGTAGCAATGGCTGTCTCTAGCTGTAGTCCAGCATTTGTGTACATGTTTATTGAAGCATTAGCAGATGGTGGTGTACTATTGGGATTACCAAGAGATGTTGCGTATAAATTAGCCTCAAAGGCTGTAGCTGGTGCAGGTAACATGGTATTAAAAACAGGTTTTCATCCTGGCCAATTAAAAGACATGGTAACATCTCCAGGTGGTACAACTATTGAAGGTTTAAGGATTTTGGAAAAAAATGCAATGAGAAGTGCAGTGATTGAAGCAGCTTCAGCCGCATATCAAAAAACAAAAGGATTGAAGTAA
- a CDS encoding tyrosine recombinase XerC, with protein MSNQNVDNSSIKYPPLLEEFLNYFSTVKARSYNTIKAYSYDLVLFLRFLKQRRGKVDPNVEFDEIDISDVDVDLIESVDLNDLYAYLNFVTHERSNTPPARARKVASLRSFYNYLYKKAKVINKNPTQELEAPKLSVRQPIYLTLEESKKLLNSIDGPFKERDYAIITLFLNCGLRVSELVNINIDDIKDDKLTVIGKGNKQRIVYLNDACIDAINTYLKVRPKEGVKDKKALFLSKRLKRISVKTVQYTVKKHLKKANLEGKKYSAHKLRHTAATLMYRYGNVDIRTLQKLLGHSNVSTTQIYTHVDDSQLKEAVNKNPLSQKNKDNEENKR; from the coding sequence ATGTCAAATCAAAATGTTGACAATAGCTCTATTAAATACCCACCCCTACTTGAAGAGTTTTTGAATTACTTCTCTACTGTAAAAGCCCGGTCTTATAATACGATAAAGGCTTATAGTTACGATTTGGTTTTGTTTTTACGCTTTTTAAAACAAAGGCGTGGAAAAGTTGACCCTAATGTTGAATTTGATGAAATAGACATTTCTGATGTTGATGTAGACTTAATAGAATCCGTCGATTTAAATGACTTATACGCCTACCTTAATTTCGTCACTCATGAGAGGTCAAATACTCCCCCTGCTCGTGCTCGAAAAGTAGCAAGTTTAAGGTCTTTTTATAACTACCTTTATAAAAAGGCTAAAGTAATAAATAAAAACCCTACACAAGAGTTAGAAGCTCCAAAGTTATCTGTAAGACAACCTATTTATCTCACCCTTGAGGAAAGCAAAAAACTTTTAAACTCTATAGATGGACCTTTTAAAGAAAGAGATTATGCCATTATAACCTTGTTTTTAAATTGTGGCCTCAGAGTTTCCGAATTGGTAAATATAAATATAGACGACATAAAAGATGACAAACTTACTGTCATAGGAAAAGGAAACAAGCAGCGAATAGTTTATTTAAACGATGCTTGTATTGACGCTATAAATACTTATTTGAAAGTAAGGCCTAAAGAAGGGGTCAAAGATAAAAAGGCTCTATTTTTAAGCAAAAGGCTTAAACGCATAAGTGTAAAAACTGTCCAGTACACTGTAAAAAAACATTTAAAAAAAGCTAATTTAGAAGGGAAAAAATATTCCGCCCATAAATTGCGCCATACAGCCGCGACTTTGATGTACAGATATGGTAATGTAGATATAAGGACTTTACAAAAGCTCCTGGGGCATTCTAACGTGTCTACCACCCAAATTTACACCCATGTTGATGATTCGCAATTAAAAGAAGCAGTAAATAAAAATCCTCTTTCTCAAAAAAACAAAGACAATGAGGAAAATAAAAGATGA